A portion of the Sulfurospirillum diekertiae genome contains these proteins:
- a CDS encoding cytochrome c3 family protein: MKQLWKQLLFSMVLLGGFCTVAMAANESGSLSVTPNLNEKYSEKNYPIQGVHQKLGLTCKECHSEEKAEDYSSAMKATCFKCHENYEKLQERTGHLGHNNNIHASPHFTNIDCDLCHKSHQPSQNLCVQCHGQKTMKQLIVK; encoded by the coding sequence ATGAAACAGCTATGGAAACAACTCCTCTTCAGCATGGTTCTTTTAGGCGGTTTTTGCACAGTAGCAATGGCCGCCAATGAGAGTGGGTCTTTAAGTGTGACGCCTAACTTGAATGAAAAATATTCGGAAAAAAACTATCCGATACAAGGAGTACATCAAAAATTAGGGCTTACATGTAAAGAGTGCCACAGTGAAGAAAAAGCGGAAGATTATTCCAGTGCGATGAAGGCGACTTGTTTTAAATGCCATGAAAATTATGAGAAACTGCAAGAGCGCACAGGGCATTTAGGGCATAACAACAACATTCACGCTTCACCGCACTTTACCAATATTGATTGTGATCTTTGCCACAAATCGCATCAGCCGTCACAAAATCTTTGTGTCCAGTGTCATGGTCAAAAAACCATGAAACAGCTGATCGTTAAGTAA
- a CDS encoding flavocytochrome c, with protein MLDIQRRKAMQKLALLGGGMALFSTLDVQAKMLEKDVPKWDEEYDAIVVGSGYAGTAAMLSMMDKGLKNVLMIDKMQYMGGNSSISGGSYAMSRTSIQKENGVVDDPEMHIKDTLKSGHNLNNPEMVRIMAYEGLDAFNWLVDNGVKWKLFSRSGGHSAPRNHSVGVGSYITMPLQEQIIKRGGQQRTRIIMDELVYNDKGIVIGMKVREKYEFKFDRSFDENDNKTGKVKYYRANAGVVLATGGWAADPKVRQIFDPSLTPNMPTTNHYGATGYTIQKLIKDDVDLIDMQYIQIMHVTSADEDSFGFAFRTITSGYSFGMMINPKTGRRFVNEIADRKISSDAIFAMNEGGKNHPILFMDVNGAKTVEIDELQRGIEAGAVYQFETLDEMIAKFNINKEPFLEELKKYNSYVKAGKDPDFNRTFSKYKGTTITIEQPPFFAARPGPKIHHCMGGVHTTVNCEVFNKSGKLIEGLFACGEVTGGRHGYNRLGSNSVVDCIVFGRRAGFAIAERYQKMVRS; from the coding sequence ATGTTAGACATACAACGAAGAAAAGCGATGCAAAAACTTGCATTACTTGGTGGGGGTATGGCACTTTTTTCTACATTGGATGTGCAAGCAAAAATGTTGGAAAAAGATGTGCCTAAATGGGATGAAGAGTACGATGCCATTGTTGTTGGTAGCGGGTATGCGGGTACAGCTGCGATGCTTTCGATGATGGATAAAGGGCTTAAAAATGTATTGATGATAGACAAGATGCAGTACATGGGCGGGAACTCTTCCATCAGTGGTGGCTCTTACGCGATGTCTCGAACATCGATTCAAAAAGAGAATGGTGTGGTAGATGATCCTGAAATGCACATCAAAGACACGCTCAAAAGCGGGCATAACCTAAACAATCCAGAGATGGTGCGCATTATGGCGTATGAAGGTTTAGATGCGTTTAACTGGCTCGTGGATAATGGGGTAAAATGGAAGCTTTTTAGTCGAAGCGGAGGACATAGCGCTCCTCGTAACCATTCTGTGGGTGTTGGCTCGTACATCACGATGCCTCTGCAAGAGCAGATCATCAAACGTGGTGGGCAACAACGCACACGGATTATTATGGATGAGTTGGTGTACAACGACAAAGGTATCGTCATTGGTATGAAAGTACGTGAAAAGTATGAGTTTAAATTTGATCGTTCTTTTGATGAAAATGACAATAAAACGGGGAAAGTCAAGTATTACCGTGCCAATGCTGGCGTTGTTTTGGCAACAGGTGGTTGGGCGGCTGATCCAAAAGTGCGACAGATTTTCGATCCTTCACTCACACCCAATATGCCAACCACCAACCATTACGGTGCAACAGGCTATACCATTCAAAAACTCATCAAAGATGATGTGGATTTGATTGATATGCAATACATTCAAATCATGCACGTCACTTCTGCGGATGAAGATAGCTTTGGCTTTGCCTTTCGTACGATTACGAGTGGGTACAGCTTTGGCATGATGATTAACCCCAAAACAGGACGTCGGTTTGTCAATGAAATCGCCGATCGTAAAATCAGTTCGGACGCTATTTTTGCGATGAATGAGGGCGGTAAAAACCATCCAATTTTGTTTATGGATGTTAATGGTGCAAAAACAGTTGAAATTGATGAATTGCAACGTGGCATTGAAGCAGGTGCCGTATATCAGTTTGAGACGTTAGATGAGATGATCGCTAAATTTAACATTAATAAAGAGCCTTTTTTAGAGGAGCTTAAAAAATACAATTCTTATGTAAAAGCAGGGAAAGACCCTGACTTTAATCGTACATTTTCCAAATACAAAGGAACCACGATTACGATTGAGCAGCCACCTTTTTTTGCAGCACGACCAGGTCCTAAGATTCATCACTGTATGGGTGGTGTTCATACGACCGTTAATTGCGAAGTTTTCAATAAATCTGGAAAGCTCATTGAGGGATTATTCGCCTGTGGTGAAGTGACGGGTGGAAGGCATGGCTATAACAGATTGGGGTCAAACTCTGTTGTAGATTGTATTGTCTTTGGACGCCGTGCAGGTTTTGCTATTGCTGAGCGTTATCAAAAAATGGTAAGGAGTTAA
- a CDS encoding cytochrome c3 family protein, giving the protein MKKIIIITALVSFCVALVFVWGGTKVVKATGDAPFCGACHSWDGLIAQTHLQDPIHGNANPKGVQATCTECHLPHSSLITYLGVKAKNGIAEGWTTLTGDASKKDWLANREHARKNYTYDSSCLACHSTLLEKANQEAFKDESSSKMHLKYIAFQGTKEAMQCTSCHKFIGHKDLGETLFKHNDTRPESWDEWEKQRKEKK; this is encoded by the coding sequence ATGAAAAAGATCATTATCATCACCGCATTGGTGAGTTTTTGTGTCGCATTGGTTTTCGTATGGGGTGGAACAAAAGTGGTGAAGGCAACAGGCGATGCACCGTTTTGTGGCGCGTGCCATTCATGGGATGGCTTGATAGCTCAAACGCATTTACAAGACCCCATTCATGGCAATGCCAATCCAAAAGGGGTACAAGCCACATGTACGGAGTGTCACTTGCCACATAGTTCTCTCATTACTTATTTAGGGGTGAAAGCTAAAAATGGTATTGCAGAGGGGTGGACAACGCTTACAGGCGATGCGAGTAAAAAAGATTGGTTAGCCAATCGTGAGCATGCTCGTAAAAATTATACCTATGATAGCTCTTGTTTAGCATGTCACAGCACTCTTTTGGAAAAAGCCAATCAAGAAGCATTCAAAGATGAATCTTCAAGCAAGATGCATCTTAAATACATAGCATTTCAAGGGACGAAAGAGGCAATGCAGTGTACCAGTTGCCATAAGTTTATTGGACATAAAGACTTAGGCGAGACGCTCTTTAAGCATAATGACACCAGACCAGAATCGTGGGATGAGTGGGAAAAACAGCGTAAAGAGAAAAAATAG